The Tenacibaculum jejuense genome includes a window with the following:
- a CDS encoding heavy-metal-associated domain-containing protein produces the protein MKHIYIIKGMTCGSCKASVEKSLRDIDDVSDVEVNLENQEATITMDKHIDIVELQKSLASKYTITQKEVKNVFTSTQSSTFEIEEEKSKLQQLKPLLLIIFYIATASILLHYKNWSWSAFMLDFMGLFYIVFSFFKMLDLKGFPESFRMYDPLAKRVPFYGKVYPFIETALGLMFLMRFEINIALKITLIVLGITTIGVTKTLLDKKSIQCACLGTALKLPMTEATFIENAIMIVMAILMLLNIF, from the coding sequence ATGAAACATATATATATAATAAAAGGAATGACCTGTGGCAGTTGTAAAGCATCTGTAGAAAAAAGTTTAAGAGATATAGATGATGTTTCCGATGTCGAAGTTAATCTTGAAAATCAAGAAGCAACAATAACTATGGATAAACATATTGATATTGTAGAACTTCAAAAATCCTTAGCATCAAAATATACCATAACTCAAAAAGAGGTAAAAAATGTTTTTACTTCTACGCAATCTTCAACTTTTGAAATTGAAGAAGAAAAAAGCAAATTACAACAACTCAAACCACTATTGCTAATCATCTTTTATATAGCAACAGCAAGTATATTATTACATTATAAAAATTGGAGTTGGAGTGCGTTTATGCTCGACTTTATGGGCTTATTCTACATTGTTTTTAGTTTTTTCAAGATGTTAGATTTAAAAGGTTTTCCTGAATCCTTCCGTATGTACGACCCTTTAGCTAAACGTGTTCCTTTTTATGGGAAAGTTTATCCATTTATTGAAACAGCTTTAGGACTAATGTTTTTAATGCGGTTTGAAATCAATATAGCCTTAAAAATTACACTAATAGTATTAGGGATAACAACTATTGGAGTAACAAAAACATTATTGGACAAAAAATCAATACAATGTGCGTGTTTAGGTACTGCTTTAAAATTACCTATGACAGAAGCCACTTTTATTGAAAATGCTATTATGATTGTAATGGCAATATTAATGTTATTAAACATCTTTTAA
- a CDS encoding efflux RND transporter periplasmic adaptor subunit, whose translation MKKYIIYIGILAVGLLLGWILFGGSSKDETDHNHDAVTETNQMWTCSMHPQIMQPEAGDCPICGMDLIPSEAGADGLAVDEFKLTENAMALANIQTTVVGKGNLEGNTIKLSGKIAENEEANAVQVSYFSGRIERLNVSFTGEEVRKGKLLATIYSPELYAAQQELITAASLKESQPALYKAVRNKLKLWKLSENQINQIEETQKVKENFPVYATVSGTVAEKLVEQGDYIKQGQPLLKIANLNTVWGNFDVYENQIDLFEKGQEVMITTNAYSNKEFRGKVDFIDPVLNTKTRTVTLRVVLNNKDDVFKPGMFVTANIDGVKNENKEALSIPASAVLWTGERSVVYLKTNPDQPIFEMREIKLGNQIGNEYEVVEGLFVGNEIVTNGAFTVDAAAQLQGKKSMMNKDGGKVMTGHEGHLGMDNNSSNKETDHTNMNERLEVSEKFQQQLNSVYNEYINLKDALVKEDSKSASTSASTLLNNLTKVDMKLLSDNKAHKHWMSLEKEIKSSTTSISKASDIKAQRDHFKHLSSHLINAVQLFGVNEKVYLEFCPMADNNKGAFWLSKEEKVINPYFGDAMLTCGEVKQIIE comes from the coding sequence ATGAAAAAGTATATAATATATATTGGAATATTAGCTGTAGGTCTACTTTTAGGGTGGATACTCTTTGGTGGCTCATCAAAAGACGAAACAGACCATAATCACGATGCAGTTACAGAAACCAATCAAATGTGGACCTGTTCAATGCATCCACAGATTATGCAACCAGAAGCAGGAGATTGCCCCATTTGTGGTATGGATTTAATTCCTTCAGAAGCTGGCGCTGATGGTTTGGCAGTAGACGAATTTAAACTGACTGAAAATGCAATGGCTCTGGCAAATATCCAAACAACTGTTGTTGGTAAAGGCAATCTAGAAGGCAATACCATAAAACTATCTGGTAAAATTGCTGAAAATGAAGAAGCCAATGCAGTACAAGTCAGTTATTTCTCTGGAAGAATTGAACGTTTAAATGTGAGTTTTACTGGCGAAGAAGTCCGTAAAGGTAAATTATTGGCAACTATTTATTCGCCAGAATTGTATGCAGCACAACAAGAACTCATTACAGCAGCATCTTTAAAAGAATCACAACCTGCGTTATACAAAGCAGTGCGTAATAAATTAAAACTTTGGAAGCTCTCTGAAAATCAAATCAATCAGATTGAAGAAACCCAAAAAGTGAAGGAAAACTTTCCTGTGTATGCAACAGTTTCAGGAACTGTCGCAGAAAAACTGGTAGAGCAAGGTGATTATATTAAACAAGGTCAACCTTTATTAAAAATTGCCAATCTAAACACAGTTTGGGGAAATTTTGATGTGTATGAAAATCAGATTGATTTGTTTGAAAAAGGACAGGAAGTAATGATTACAACCAATGCCTATTCTAATAAAGAATTTAGAGGTAAAGTCGATTTTATAGACCCAGTTTTAAACACAAAAACAAGAACAGTAACCTTGCGTGTGGTTCTAAACAACAAGGATGATGTATTTAAACCAGGAATGTTTGTAACCGCAAATATTGATGGTGTTAAGAATGAAAATAAAGAAGCTTTATCTATTCCAGCATCTGCTGTGTTATGGACAGGTGAGCGTTCTGTGGTGTATCTTAAAACAAATCCTGACCAACCTATTTTTGAAATGCGTGAAATTAAATTAGGCAATCAAATTGGTAATGAATATGAAGTTGTAGAAGGTTTATTTGTTGGAAATGAAATAGTGACTAACGGAGCCTTTACGGTTGATGCAGCAGCACAATTACAAGGCAAGAAATCAATGATGAATAAAGATGGTGGTAAAGTAATGACTGGTCACGAAGGTCATTTAGGTATGGATAACAATTCATCCAACAAAGAAACAGACCACACCAATATGAATGAACGTTTGGAAGTATCAGAGAAATTTCAACAACAGTTAAATAGTGTTTACAATGAGTATATCAATTTAAAAGATGCTTTAGTAAAAGAAGATTCAAAAAGTGCTTCAACAAGCGCATCTACTTTACTAAACAATTTAACCAAAGTAGATATGAAATTGTTATCAGATAATAAGGCGCATAAACATTGGATGTCATTAGAAAAGGAAATTAAATCTTCTACAACTTCTATTTCTAAAGCGTCCGATATAAAAGCACAAAGAGACCATTTCAAGCATTTGTCATCACATCTAATCAATGCTGTTCAACTATTTGGTGTAAATGA